A window of the Podospora bellae-mahoneyi strain CBS 112042 chromosome 6, whole genome shotgun sequence genome harbors these coding sequences:
- the LTE1 gene encoding Guanine nucleotide exchange factor lte1 (EggNog:ENOG503NYFZ; COG:T): protein MEAEQSSAPLAISPTTTLPIIPQSPRSPKTTTTPRDGRFRKTPPRLRKDGERPKTGGGRGAAAAAAIGLARTKLWASSSAAHSKPLLPVTERRSQEENLAGRRAKKASVDDEKWDIVPDGGSAGREGRNFAVANVGHNGRIYLRPTVRPANQRYPQPPFVFPMTPPGTAGLEPLPSDRRRDHRDDNAQGRPGTTTRPQFPPSTPSLTRQDSGEKHVQICQRHRRAMSDSTVRETSVARESEPGGFKIVITQPGENERPRTVEDLDMTRTPLLEVSIPSWRIGTPRFSVRGTPFIRGSSYAPTEDVRSSRASFFNYTPVDAISSISKTPDAIRQHPHPPAMPPNQDGNAVSPSVPLRATYLSTHLVIEPSMFDSLTFKPACDDRSIVRYSPSGSVTAATPPRLVAEITSPSFLDYELLSDFFLTYRSFLEPSDLLRMLFARLRWALGRSDEAGMVVRVRTFVALRHWILNYFTDDFVVDYDLRFAFCELLNEFVNEISQDAIAKKVPLKILAELKKCWRRVCAQFWDGPEFDASLPTGVPISPGGIAGHRDPSLDPTFWTAKVDDDAGPPQIDGLITPVSPRGHTSFLAEVSRAGHIDSMVVGERPATPENPTIPDTEFTRNQQASPGSITSVDVVSCSLPTKSMRFHHSAGYPLAAHPADLSSMYNASSDPIATTPRALVGKRVRPNHSHKRNASLSDSLRDHATMTERVIYKNAEFLLTLPYSGSLVRGGLMPPSQAFVEVIPGSSGAGSRQTTLFQPAAELPKESRLVASAMSGQGMKKLLGSVRRALSTRGQALSSSTQTYVNISPIGPKGATTNRLPGTAIVPQSRARQNNGAGPPVRIDLLGAEIAEDFKKAVREDAAAEAENQGCEPPPAPAGEYSAAHMDTTFDFGPDFGVGEMRPTSDMGITTGSKSIVIVDDTLLPENDYPAMTGALPAVNSNSSMEAFAETFMPHGGDPTPPTTPPGVRDMGVPRRSSYILGHQPLRHSQSADPLPPFVPDMATLGSSESRRPSHDWVRPSFDFLNQTPNRPPLSGVRAQGQGHTRQGSSRSFVSSRSRGPRRYASFTSGIMPRRSTTVRSFDATTYSEGSVIGGADESSQAVMIPEPLRVLRRRPGGDLRAVTNVGELDPAGVRRSRSVGSLTTYTDSINSSSFVRSPVLEMAGGYVDVVASDYSPRRGNEAFSLGAITKKQQPVTEKAEKKLSLFSTHSSKPIMRPSFEAEAQKLAQIPDDVDDDGGVESALLKLEGRFERRVPGGKLSMDLKGAVPQIDVSAEESETVDESRVSREEHGHVHLGDEGAHPLSMSTIPTTISVQGGLLDVAGRQGRNADVQSFLSDDSRASPLLEMDDEGSKRTVTREWTDRSVFQGPDEDGATPMDGRSVQGSNPSYDFIMKTDSMERMKGGNALTVPEVGARKSAEQSFLDVESDHDSDLSSELSMEVIDYHEADVDPYAPSNIGIAVSTLPAHPLADVTPGYQPSHQTGSSPTNPPSPPMTLIQALHLSPETACVPTLEDHQVWGEKPLPPTPDITPTATAAPPYDTTQLPRASPADPTGTKEALRNAPKLEIPDPLASPDASITAPAKLNAHLPFILAFDSDILAQQFTLIEKDALNEIDWKELIDMRWKNAEQKAGGGINARSWVSFLRDTDARGVEVVIARFNIMVKWAISEIVLTQDMEERARCLIKFIHIAAHCRRYRNFATMAQLTIALTSNEISRLTRTWSMVPASDTKTLQELEQLMSPMRNFYNLREEMEGGGKMGARASMEMGCIPFVGIYTHDLLFNAQKPSEIASSPTGAPLVNFERCRVAAGVVKTLLRLLEASTVYEFEAVEGVTERCLWMGALEEGEIKRLVGGLE, encoded by the exons ATGGAGGCCGAGCAGTCGTCGGCTCCCCTAGCGATTAGCCCGACGACGACACTACCGATAATTCCCCAATCACCACGGTcgccaaaaacaacaacgacaccGCGGGATGGACGCTTCCGAAAGACGCCGCCAAGGCTCAGGAAGGATGGCGAGAGGCCAAAGACGGGAGGAGGCCGGggcgccgccgcagcagcagccatcggACTGGCAAGGACGAAACTATGGGCATCATCCTCAGCTGCGCATTCAAAACCGCTGCTTCCGGTGACGGAGCGGAGGTCTCAGGAGGAGAACCTGGCGGGGCGGAGAGCAAAGAAGGCCAGTGTGGACGATGAAAAGTGGGATATTGTTCCGGATGGGGGATCGGCTGGCCGAGAAGGGCGGAATTTCGCTGTCGCAAATGTCGGGCACAACGGTCGAATTTATTTGAG GCCAACCGTCCGCCCTGCCAACCAGCGTTACCCGCAGCCTCCGTTTGTGTTTCCCATGACACCGCCGGGTACTGCCGGACTTGAGCCTCTGCCATCAGATAGACGTCGGGATCACCGGGACGACAACGCGCAGGGAAGGCCAGGAACTACTACTCGCCCGCAGTTTCCCCCGTCAACACCAAGCCTGACTCGCCAGGACTCGGGGGAGAAGCATGTTCAGATATGCCAGAGACATCGTCGAGCCATGTCGGATTCCACAGTGCGGGAAACCAGTGTGGCCAGGGAGTCGGAGCCGGGAGGATTCAAGATCGTCATTACTCAGCCGGGGGAGAATGAAAGACCACGAACGGTCGAGGACTTGGACATGACCAGGACGCCGCTGCTCGAAGTGTCGATTCCGTCATGGAGGATAGGAACGCCTCGGTTCAGCGTTCGCGGTACGCCGTTTATTCGTGGTTCGTCTTATGCCCCTACTGAGGATGTTCGATCAAGCCGCGCTTCGTTCTTCAACTACACGCCCGTCGATGCCATTTCCAGCATATCCAAAACCCCAGATGCAATACGACAGCACCCGCACCCTCCTGCTATGCCGCCCAACCAGGATGGAAATGCAGTTTCTCCCTCGGTCCCACTACGGGCGACATATCTTTCGACCCATCTCGTGATAGAGCCCTCCATGTTTGACTCGCTGACTTTTAAGCCGGCCTGCGATGACCGATCTATTGTGAGATACTCACCCTCGGGATCCGTGACGGCAGCCACTCCACCGCGGCTCGTGGCCGAAATTACATCTCCGAGCTTTCTCGACTACGAACTACTCTCGGATTTTTTTCTCACTTACCGATCGTTCCTAGAGCCATCAGATCTTCTCCGCATGCTCTTTGCTCGCCTCAGGTGGGCATTGGGAAGGAGTGACGAGGCGGGCATGGTGGTTAGAGTCCGAACATTTGTTGCTCTGCGGCACTGGATTCTTAACTACTTCACCGACGACTTTGTAGTCGATTACGACCTCCGGTTTGCCTTTTGCGAGTTATTGAACGAGTTTGTCAACGAGATCTCCCAAGACGCGATAGCAAAGAAGGTGCCGCTTAAGATTCTGGCCGAGCTGAAAaagtgctggaggagggtgtgtgCCCAGTTTTGGGACGGGCCAGAGTTTGACGCTTCGCTCCCGACCGGCGTCCCGATATCGCCTGGTGGCATCGCTGGCCATCGTGATCCCAGTCTGGACCCGACTTTTTGGACGGCaaaggttgatgatgatgctgggcCGCCGCAGATTGATGGGCTGATTACGCCTGTTAGTCCGAGAGGACACACGAGTTTTTTGGCAGAGGTTTCGAGGGCCGGGCATATCGactcgatggtggtgggggagcggCCGGCGACGCCTGAGAACCCTACCATACCGGATACGGAGTTTACAAGGAACCAGCAGGCTTCGCCCGGCAGCATCACTAGTGTTGATGTGGTTTCTTGTTCGCTTCCTACCAAGAGCATGCGGTTTCATCACAGCGCCGGATACCCGCTCGCTGCTCACCCTGCGGACTTGAGCTCGATGTATAATGCTAGTTCCGACCCTATTGCGACGACGCCGAGGGCGTTGGTGGGCAAGCGGGTGCGTCCGAATCACTCGCACAAGCGCAACGCGAGCCTGAGTGATTCTCTGCGTGATCATGCCACCATGACGGAGAGGGTTATCTACAAGAATGCAGAGTTCCTGCTTACGCTGCCGTATTCGGGGAGCTTAGTGAGGGGTGGTTTGATGCCGCCGTCGCAGGCGTTTGTGGAGGTTATTCCTGGCTCGTCTGGGGCGGGGTCGAGGCAGACGACTTTGTTTCAGCCGGCTGCTGAGTTGCCCAAGGAGAGCAGGCTGGTGGCGTCGGCGATGTCGGGCcaggggatgaagaagctTTTGGGGAGTGTGCGGAGGGCACTGAGCACAAGGGGGCAGGCGCTATCATCGTCTACGCAGACGTATGTCAACATCTCGCCTATTGGACCCAAGGGCGCGACGACGAATAGGTTACCGGGTACTGCGATAGTTCCGCAGTCTCGGGCCCGGCAGAATAACGGTGCGGGACCCCCTGTGAGGATTGATTTGTTGGGCGCGGAGATCGCAGAGGATTTTAAGAAGGCTGTGCGGGaggatgctgctgccgaggCGGAGAATCAAGGGTGCGAAcctccgccggcgccggctgGGGAGTATTCAGCCGCGCATATGGACACCACCTTTGACTTTGGACCCgattttggggttggggagatgAGGCCGACGAGTGACATGGGGATTACCACGGGGAGCAAGTCGATTGTGATTGTGGATGACACCCTGCTGCCGGAGAATGATTACCCTGCCATGACGGGGGCTTTACCGGCGGTGAATTCGAACTCGTCAATGGAGGCTTTTGCCGAGACGTTTATGCCCCACGGTGGGGATCCCACTCCGCCGACGACGCCGCCCGGGGTGAGGGATATGggggtgccgaggaggtcTTCTTATATTCTTGGGCATCAGCCGTTGCGGCACTCGCAGTCCGCGGATCCGTTGCCGCCGTTTGTACCTGACATGGCGACGTTGGGGTCGTCGGAGAGCAGGAGGCCGTCGCATGACTGGGTCAGGCCGTCGTTTGATTTTTTGAACCAGACGCCTAACCGGCCGCCGTTGAGCGGTGTGAGGGcgcaggggcaggggcatACGAGGCAGGGGTCCAGCAGGTCGTTTGTGTCGAGTCGGAGTAGAGGTCCGAGGAGGTATGCGTCCTTTACGAGTGGGATCATGCCTCGCCGGTCGACGACGGTTAGGAGTTTTGATGCGACGACGTACTCGGAGGGGAGTGTAATTGGGGGGGCGGATGAGTCGTCTCAGGCGGTGATGATTCCGGAGCCGTTGAGggttttgaggaggaggccgggaGGGGATTTGAGGGCTGTTACTAACGTTGGCGAGCTGGATCCGGCGGGGGTtaggaggtcgaggagtgTGGGGAGTTTGACGACGTATACGGATTCGATCAACAGCTCGTCGTTTGTGAGGAGTCCGGTTCTGGAGATGGCGGGTGGGTATGTCGATGTGGTTGCAAGTGACTACTCGCCGCGGAGGGGGAATGAGGCTTTTTCGTTGGGGGCGATTacgaagaagcagcagcctgTGACGGaaaaggcggagaagaagttgaGTTTGTTCAGCACGCACTCTTCCAAGCCGATTATGAGGCCGAGTTTTGAGGCCGAGGCGCAGAAGCTGGCGCAGATTCCggatgatgtggatgatgatgggggggtggagtcggcgttgttgaagttggaggggaggtttgagAGGAGGGTCCCAGGGGGGAAGTTGTCGATGGATTTGAAGGGGGCAGTGCCGCAGATCGATGTTTCCGCGGAGGAGAGCGAGACGGTGGATGAGAGTAGGGTTTCGAGGGAGGAGCATGGGCATGTCCACctgggtgatgagggggcgCATCCGTTGTCGATGTCGACGATTCCGACTACGATCAGTGTGCAGGGGGGATTGTTGGATGTGGCTGGTCGTCAGGGGCGGAATGCGGATGTGCAGTCTTTTCTGTCGGATGATTCGAGGGCTTCGCCTTTGTTagagatggatgatgagggcaGCAAGAGGACTGTGACGAGGGAGTGGACGGACCGGTCGGTGTTCCAGGGgccggatgaggatggggcgACGCCGATGGATGGGAGGAGTGTTCAGGGGTCGAACCCCTCTTATGATTTTATTATGAAGACGGATAGcatggagaggatgaagggcGGGAATGCACTGACGGTGCCGGAGGTGGGGGCGAGGAAAAGTGCGGAGCAGTCGTTTCTTGATGTGGAGAGCGATCATGACAGCGATCTATCTTCGGAGTTGTCGATGGAGGTGATTGACTATCATGAGGCTGATGTTGATCCCTATGCACCGTCGAATATTGGGATTGCTGTGTCGACCCTTCCGGCACACCCACTGGCGGATGTTACACCGGGCTATCAGCCGTCCCATCAGACGGGCTCTAGTCCAACGaaccccccatcaccgccaaTGACGCTCATCCAGGCTCTTCACCTGTCTCCGGAGACTGCTTGCGTCCCAACGTTGGAGGACCATCAAGTCTGGGGCGAGAAGCCACTTCCACCTACTCCGGATATCACGCCTACTGCGACAGCCGCACCTCCCTACGACACAACACAACTGCCACGCGCCTCGCCCGCTGACCCGACAGGCACGAAAGAAGCCTTGCGAAACGCGCCTAAGCTCGAGATTCCCGATCCGCTTGCATCCCCGGATGCTTCCATCACGGCCCCAGCAAAACTCAACGCCCATCTGCCCTTTATCCTGGCCTTCGACAGCGACATTCTCGCCCAACAATTCACCCTCATCGAAAAGGACGCCCTGAATGAAATCGACTGGAAAGAATTGATTGACATGCGCTGGAAGAACGCCGAGCAAAAAGCCGGCGGGGGGATCAACGCCCGCTCCTGGGTTTCGTTTTTACGGGACACCGACGCGAGGGGTGTGGAGGTTGTGATTGCGAGGTTCAACATCATGGTCAAGTGGGCCATTTCGGAAATTGTGCTCACGCAAgacatggaggagagggcgaggtgTCTGATCAAGTTTATTCACATTGCTGCTCACTGCAGGCGGTACCGGAATTTTGCCACGATGGCACAGCTGACGATTGCGCTCACGTCGAACGAGATttcgaggttgacgaggacTTGGTCCATGGTCCCTGCGTCTGACACCAAGACGCTTCAGGAGCTGGAGCAGTTAATGTCGCCGATGAGGAATTTTTACAATTTGagagaggagatggagggaggggggaagatgggCGCCAGGGCGAGCATGGAGATGGGGTGTATTCCATTTGTGGGGATTTACACGCATGACTTGCTGTTTAATGCGCAAAAACCGTCAGAGATTGCGAGCTCCCCGACGGGGGCGCCGCTGGTGAATTTTGAACGGTGCAGGGTCGCggctggggtggtgaagacgttgctgaggctgctggaGGCGAGCACGGTTTATGAGTTtgaggctgtggagggggtgacGGAGAGGTGTTTGTGGATGGGGGcattggaggagggggagattaagaggttggttggggggttggagtaA
- the RPS0 gene encoding structural constituent of ribosome (COG:J; EggNog:ENOG503NUJI), which yields MHPRLANHTTLAGHPTQNQLCVPNSCSSALQPSRSPEKIYPTRTPIASTSFSRRHVLPRESTVKMAPANLPSIFNATSQDIEQLLAAQCHIGSKNLGVHAQPYLWKTRADGVNIINIGKTWEKIVLAARIIAAIDNPSDVCVISARPYGQRAVLKFAAHTGAQAIAGRFTPGSFTNYITRSFKEPRLIVVTDPRTDAQAIKEASYVNIPVIALCDTDSPTEYVDVAIPTNNKGRHSIGLVWWMLAREVLRLRGTIYNREAPWDVMVDLYFYRDPEAEAEEKVEEEKLPGVDEEGVAAIESGFPAAGGDWEAAPAAFPAAGAATGEWSEAQGAQWETGTGAPAADWAAEPAKESSW from the exons ATGCACCCCCGGCTCGCCAACCACACAACCCTGGCGGGGCACCCCACACAAAATCAATTGTGTGTGCCAAATTCCTGTAGCTCCGCCTTGCAGCCGTCGCGGAGTCCCGAAAAAATATATCCCACCAGAACGCCAATAGCCTCGACCTCTTTCTCCCGTCGACACGTCCTGCCGCGAGAAAGCACCGTCAAAATGGCTCCCGCTAACCTTCCCTCCATCTTCAATGCCACCAGCCAGGACATTGAGCAGCTCCTCGCTGCTCAGTGCCACATCGGCTCCAAGAA CTTGGGTGTCCATGCGCAGC CCTACCTCTGGAAGACTCGCGCCGACGGTGtgaacatcatcaacatcggcAAGACTTG GGAAAAGATCGTTCTCGCTGCCcgcatcatcgccgccattGACAACCCGAGCGATGTCTGCGTCATCTCTGCCCGTCCCTACGGTCAGCGCGCCGTCCTCAAGTTCGCCGCCCACACCGGCGCTCAGGCCATTGCTGGTCGCTTCACCCCCGGTTCTTTCACCAACTACATCACCCGGTCGTTCAAGGAGCCCCGCCTGATCGTTGTCACCGATCCCCGCACTGATGCCCAGGCTATCAAGGAGGCTTCGTACGTCAACATCCCCGTCATCGCCCTCTGCGATACCGACTCTCCCACCGAGTACGTCGATGTTgccatccccaccaacaacaagggTCGCCACTCCATCGGTCTCGTCTGGTGGATGCTCGCCCGTGAggtcctccgcctccgcgGCACCATCTACAACCGCGAGGCTCCCTGGGACGTTATGGTCGATCTCTACTTTT ACCGCGATCCCGAGGctgaggctgaggagaaggtcgaggaggagaagctccccggcgttgatgaggagggtgttgccgCCATCGAGTCCGGCTTCCCCGCTGCTGGCGGTGACTGGGAGGCTGCTCCCGCTGCCTTCCCCGCTGCCGGTGCTGCCACTGGTGAGTGGTCCGAGGCCCAGGGTGCCCAGTGGGAGACTGGCACTGGTGCTCCCGCTGCCGACTGGGCTGCTGAGCCCGCCAAGGAGTCTTCGTGGTAG